One region of Jonesiaceae bacterium BS-20 genomic DNA includes:
- a CDS encoding IS3 family transposase: MCQKLDIPRSSFYAWRARVDVTTASAARRKDLGDQIKLIFIDRLKVYGCRRITAELNSAGIACSVGLVASIMREKDLVAIQPRAWKRTTTQGDCDHDIPDLIGRDFSPDTGLPGERLVGDITYLRTGQGWLYLATVIDLATRMVVGWQLADNPIRLRLWPDLDHLRGF; this comes from the coding sequence ATGTGCCAAAAACTTGATATTCCACGGTCCTCTTTTTATGCCTGGCGTGCACGTGTTGACGTCACTACGGCCAGTGCCGCACGGCGCAAGGATCTAGGTGACCAGATCAAACTGATCTTTATAGATCGTCTTAAAGTCTATGGGTGCCGGCGTATTACAGCTGAGCTCAACAGTGCAGGTATTGCCTGTTCAGTGGGCCTGGTGGCCTCGATCATGCGAGAAAAGGACCTCGTGGCTATCCAACCTCGGGCGTGGAAACGAACTACGACTCAAGGGGACTGTGATCATGACATTCCCGACCTCATAGGCCGTGATTTCAGCCCTGATACGGGCTTACCCGGTGAGCGCCTCGTTGGCGACATTACCTACCTTCGAACAGGGCAAGGATGGCTCTACCTGGCCACCGTTATTGACCTAGCCACCCGGATGGTTGTGGGCTGGCAGCTCGCTGACAATCCAATACGGCTGCGACTTTGGCCTGACTTGGACCACCTAAGAGGGTTTTAG
- a CDS encoding transposase yields the protein MSDRMITEVAQELGILPGTLGNWVGKYRRENAVEEVDQPLSVSDRVRLSELEVEVRRLRMENDFLKKAAAFFARQQD from the coding sequence ATGAGTGATCGAATGATCACAGAAGTCGCCCAAGAGTTGGGGATCTTGCCAGGGACTTTGGGAAACTGGGTAGGTAAATATCGGCGGGAAAACGCTGTTGAGGAAGTAGATCAGCCGTTATCGGTTTCTGACCGGGTGCGACTCAGTGAATTGGAAGTTGAAGTGCGTCGGTTGCGGATGGAGAATGATTTCCTAAAAAAAGCAGCGGCCTTCTTCGCCCGTCAGCAGGACTGA
- a CDS encoding IS1634 family transposase: MSPFLRKKKLPSGATSVQVIDKSGGKYRVIKHVGSGRSETEIAALMQVGAEYLLPGQQELDLDFGHVAVPDPGRAVVQGSASQLLTDVIAGAYNALGFDVLEDDAFFQLVLARLVEPTSKSDSVRVVEELGLQAAHLSTFKRALIRCAQRDYRAVVASKCFDYSLKTSGLSLLLYDVTTLYFEAENEDDLRKVGFSKERRVDPQIVVGLLVDRTGFPLEIHAFPGNKAETQTIIPVVKAFQERNQVTDMVVVADAGMLSAGNLDALNDAGLRFIVGSRMAKAPEDLAKHFHHQGTVPNDGDLVDTVTMRRGRPNPDRLSTAQEPVWAPGTDMKQWRAVWQYRHKRAVRDHHTLGLQRDRAQNIIDGNKPAKSARFVQTKGGQKAFDQASFDRAYDMAGWKGYVTNIPAHLMPATEVVSSYHDLWQVEQSFRMSKTDLRARPIFHHTKDAIEAHLTIVFTALAIARYLQTRTGITIKALVKLLRPLRQVTISISGHDLIADPQIPKTAQEIQTKLKTP; the protein is encoded by the coding sequence ATGTCACCGTTTTTGCGTAAGAAGAAGTTGCCGTCGGGGGCGACTTCGGTCCAGGTAATTGATAAATCGGGTGGGAAATATCGGGTTATCAAGCATGTTGGTTCTGGTCGTTCTGAGACAGAGATTGCTGCATTAATGCAGGTCGGGGCTGAATATTTGTTGCCTGGGCAACAGGAGCTTGACCTTGATTTTGGTCATGTGGCTGTTCCTGATCCGGGGCGCGCGGTGGTGCAGGGTTCAGCATCGCAGCTGTTGACTGATGTTATCGCTGGGGCTTACAACGCCTTGGGATTTGACGTCCTTGAGGATGATGCTTTCTTCCAGTTGGTGTTGGCCCGGTTAGTGGAGCCAACGTCCAAATCTGATAGCGTCCGGGTCGTTGAGGAACTCGGCCTTCAGGCCGCTCATTTATCAACGTTTAAGCGTGCGCTGATCCGGTGTGCACAGCGTGATTACCGGGCTGTGGTGGCTTCCAAGTGCTTTGATTACAGCCTAAAAACCTCAGGGCTGAGCCTGCTCCTTTATGATGTCACGACCCTATATTTTGAGGCCGAAAATGAGGATGACCTGCGCAAAGTCGGGTTTTCCAAAGAGCGCCGTGTTGACCCACAAATCGTTGTTGGGCTCCTGGTGGACCGCACCGGATTCCCCTTAGAAATCCATGCGTTCCCAGGGAACAAAGCAGAAACTCAAACCATTATTCCCGTGGTCAAAGCATTCCAAGAACGTAACCAAGTCACGGACATGGTCGTCGTTGCTGATGCTGGCATGCTCTCGGCAGGTAACCTTGACGCACTCAACGACGCTGGATTGAGGTTCATTGTGGGGTCCAGGATGGCCAAAGCCCCGGAAGACCTTGCTAAGCATTTCCATCACCAAGGCACCGTGCCCAACGATGGGGATCTCGTCGATACCGTTACGATGCGTAGAGGCCGTCCCAACCCAGACCGCCTCAGTACTGCTCAGGAGCCTGTGTGGGCCCCAGGAACAGATATGAAGCAGTGGCGTGCTGTGTGGCAATACCGGCACAAACGAGCCGTGCGTGACCACCACACCCTAGGCTTGCAACGTGACCGGGCCCAGAACATTATTGACGGGAACAAGCCCGCAAAATCGGCGCGGTTCGTGCAAACCAAAGGCGGCCAAAAAGCCTTTGACCAGGCAAGTTTTGATCGTGCCTATGACATGGCCGGGTGGAAAGGGTACGTTACCAACATCCCCGCACACCTCATGCCCGCGACCGAAGTCGTCTCGTCTTACCATGACCTGTGGCAAGTCGAGCAGTCGTTTCGGATGTCTAAAACCGACCTACGAGCCAGACCCATTTTTCACCACACCAAAGACGCTATCGAAGCCCACCTCACCATCGTATTCACCGCCCTAGCCATCGCAAGATACCTGCAAACTCGCACCGGTATCACTATAAAAGCGCTGGTCAAACTCTTGCGGCCGCTACGTCAAGTCACCATAAGCATCAGTGGTCACGATCTGATTGCTGACCCACAAATCCCCAAAACAGCCCAAGAAATCCAGACCAAACTCAAAACACCCTAA